CGCCGGCTACGACTGGGCGACCATCGTCGAGCACGCCCGCCTCGTCATCGATACGCGGAACGCGACGGCGGGCCTGGGCCGCGCCCCGCACGTCATCCGCCTCTAAGCGCCTCTTGCTGGCGGCGGTCCTCGCCTCCCTCCGGCCCCGCCAGTGGGTGAAGAACCTCTTCGTCTTCGCCGGGCTCATCTTCTCCCAGAAGCTCTTCACGCCGCTGGCGGGGGCCGCGCTCGCCACCTTCGCGGTGTTCTGCGCGTTGTCCGGCGCCGTCTATCTCCTCAACGACGTCGCCGACCGCGAGAAGGACCGGCTCCACCCCCGCAAGCGCGAGCGGCCGATCGCCGCCGGGCGGCTGCCGGCGGGGACGGCGGTGGCGGCGGCGATCGTCCTGATGGCGGCAGGCCTGGCGGCCAGCCTGGCCATCTCGCCGCCGCTGGCGCTGGTCAGCCTGGCTTACGTCGCGCTGATGGGCGCCTACTCGGTGTGGCTCAAGCACCTGGTGATCGTCGACGTCATCGTCGTGGCGTCGGGCTTCGTGCTGCGCGCCGTGGCCGGCGCGGTGGCCATCGACGTGGAGATCTCGGGCTGGCTCCTGATCTGCACGAGTCTCATGGCGCTGTTCCTCGCGCTGGGCAAGCGGCGGCACGAGGTCCTCACGCTCGCCGAGGGGGCGGCGCGCCACCGGCCCATCCTGGCCGAGTACAGCGCGGGCCTGCTCGATCAGATGATCGCGGTGGTGACGGCCTCCATGGTGACCGCCTACGCGCTCTACACGATGTCGCCGGAGACGGTGGCGAAGTTCGACACGCGCCTGCTGCCGGCGACGCTGCCGTTCGTGCTCTACGGCATCTTCCGCTACCTGTATCTGCTCTACCGGTGCCAGA
This DNA window, taken from Candidatus Methylomirabilota bacterium, encodes the following:
- a CDS encoding decaprenyl-phosphate phosphoribosyltransferase, whose translation is MLAAVLASLRPRQWVKNLFVFAGLIFSQKLFTPLAGAALATFAVFCALSGAVYLLNDVADREKDRLHPRKRERPIAAGRLPAGTAVAAAIVLMAAGLAASLAISPPLALVSLAYVALMGAYSVWLKHLVIVDVIVVASGFVLRAVAGAVAIDVEISGWLLICTSLMALFLALGKRRHEVLTLAEGAARHRPILAEYSAGLLDQMIAVVTASMVTAYALYTMSPETVAKFDTRLLPATLPFVLYGIFRYLYLLYRCQMGGAPSELFLNDRPLLVNALLWILSVVVILYGPRVG